The Pan paniscus chromosome 17, NHGRI_mPanPan1-v2.0_pri, whole genome shotgun sequence genomic interval ACTGTAGATCTAGATCAGGCTGCAGATCATCAGGCATATGAAATACTTGTTCCACCTCTAGATAGAAATCAAAAGCAAGGAACTTTACTGTTTCGCCCAAGAACCGGAAGAAAGATCTAGCTCAGCATCAAAGGCTTGCCAAGGTTGTTGTTGGAACTCCATACCGATTTGTATCAAAACCTCAGCATCAGAAACAAACTCTGCAGAATGGGTATTTAGATTCAAGTATGGATATACTGTATCTGGGCAGCCTGCCTCCAGAACTCCAGGTGAACTCAGATGAGCCTCCAGGGCCTCCTGAGCAAGCTGGACTTTCTCAGTTCCATCTAGAGCCTGAAACTCAAAATCCAGAAACCACTGAAGAGATCCAGTCCTCTACTCCAGCAAGAAGCTGCAGCGCAGCTTCCACAGCTCCCTGAGGTGGTAGAACTTTCTTCAACCAAAGCTGGAGGCCCCAGCTCTGCCTTCACAGTCCCTTGAGGGGGTCCACTCTTCAACAGAGCAGAAGGCTCCAGCACAGCAGCTACCTGCCTTTGAAGAGATCCTAGCTCCACCATTGATACATCATGAGGTAAATGTTCCATTGAAAAGTTGGAGTGAAGTTCAGCACTCACACTTGCCCAGTGTCACAATCAAACCTGTGGACGTGGAGCTTACGGTAACTCCAGAGCCAGGTAAGAAACTTACAACAAGCCAGGAACAggccccagctcagcctccagaacaCCCCAAAGAGGTGGGCTCTTCCTCAACCCAATTATAGCCCCCAGCTCAGACTCCAGACCCCCCTAAGGAGGTAGAACCTTCTCCAGTCCAGCAGAGTTGCCAGATGAGCCACCAGAGCCCCCTAAGGAGGTTGAACCATCTGCAACCCAGCAGGAagcctcaggtcatcctccgaagtCCACTGAAGAGGTCAGTCCTCCACTGCAGCAGgagataccagctcagccatcaGAGCCACCTGAGAAGGTCAAACCATCTCCAGTCATAAAGCAGGCCCCAACTCAGCTTTTAGAGCCATATTCAAAGTAATTAACTGGTATTATCTGTCCAAGAGATTGGATGGATAGGAAATTAAACTTCTGGGAGATGCCTCATTATTTGTACCAGTGGCTCCACATTATTTCTTGATTAATTGTGCAGACTGAGAAGCTGACAGCTAGTTTTTCCAATTCAAGAGTCATCATGGGGATGTTCTCAATTGTTGTTAGTGggacttgtgttgtttccatgtCGAGATATTGTAATGCCGGTAATTTAAACAGATAATAATCTCCAATAGTTGTCAGAGGATTGTGATTGAGAATTGTTAGTGGTGAAGGTTCGAGATAGAAGCTCTTCTTGCTGTCCCTCCTGCTGCTCCCTTGCATAGCACCAGTGCTGGAAGTTTCTGAGAGCAGTCTGCAGGTGCTGAACATCATACTTAAACTGGTCAACCCGAAGTTTGGCATTCTGCCTTTTATTAGGGGGCTCCTTGCTGGACAAAATCTCCAGATGTTCTAGATGGCTGAATATCTGGTCTGTGCTTGCTTGGATTTCACCTTCTACTAAGTGCACAGACTGCTTGTCTGCCATCTCCAGGTGTCCCATGTGAGAATGTATCTCATGGACCTGCTTGTGCGTTTGCTGGTTCAGGGGCTCCATGTCACCGGCCCAGCTGGCCCCAACTCCAGCTCTGGCTTCCTTGGAATATGTCCTCGCAGCCctgattctaatttattttttttaattaagatgcATTGGTTTTTTGCTGATCAAAAATTCTGacatatggccgggcgcggtggctcacgcctgtaatcccagcactttgggaggccgagatgggcggatcacgaggtcaggagattgagaccatcctggctaacacggtgaaaccccatctctactaaaaatacaaaaaattagccgggcatgttggagggcgtctgtagtcccagctactcgggaggctgaggcaggagaatggcgtgaacccgggaggcggaggttgcagtgagcgagatcgcacactgcactccagcctgggcaacagagcgagactccgtctcaaaaaaaaaaaaaaaaaaaaaaaaaattctgacatatTACTGACAATTTCAAAAACAGGAAAAGTCTGACAGTATTAGTAGGGTTGACTAAAACAATATGAAATTGACTAAAATAAGTGGACtgttttgcaattaaaaaattttaagtcaatgcaaatatttataacttttaagtCTCCTCTAAAAGATAACCAAGGAGCTTATTTAATCCTGTTTTAAATGATGTTAAATTCTTTGCAGATTATTACATAGGATATATTTTAGTAATGATTTAAAGGAGGAAGAAGCAGCCTATTTTATGTTCATTGTAAGTGTTTCTAATAATCATCATTGAATGGTGTTAAGTAGCCAGGAGCAGAGATATTGGGGTTATGGTGCTCTGTGAATCAAGTTAATGACATGCCCTTTGATTTTCCAGAACATAAACTCTCATTGCTAATACCCCTCCCTCTGACCATTGCTTTTCATCAAAGTTCTTTCCTAGATGTTGTGTCCTCTACAAACTGTCAGTGATGGTTGTTGCATTCCCCTGGTTCAGTGGTCACTTGCATGCTGGTGACACTCGACTCCAGGCTTGCTGGAGCTTCCAATATGGGTATCCCTGGGAGTATCAAACTCAATGTgtctctgtactccagcctcggctaCAGGCTGGaattttgtctctaaaaaacagaacaaaacaacaaactcCATGTGTCTAAAAGTGAAATCACTCTCATTCCCCCAAAATTGTTCCTTCATTCACTATCACCCACTAAGTCAACCAGGCACTGGGTTCTACGCTATTCTCCTTCCTTGCCTTCATATCAAATTCTTCAAACCTGTCCAATTTTTCTACCTAAACTGTCAAATTATCCTATCCTAGATCGGACCCTAGACACCTCTTACCTGCACTATTTCAATCATTTCCTGATTTCTTAACTCTTCTTCCTGTCTCCCGTCTTTCCTCTCTCTGCATTCATCCACAGCGTAACCAGAAGGATGGATCCAAAACGCAGTTCTGGAGACAAACTATCACTTCTGGTCACACAACTTGGTATATGAAAAAGCATGAAGCCAAATAACCCTACTATATCTTCTGATTTATTAAATATACGTGTATTTCAATATATGGAGAAGTTTGTAACATATAAGCAGAAGTTTCTAAGACAGTTTTCTACATACCATTACCTGATGCATAGATGTCTCTCACCGGGACAGAGATGTCTTATTCAGGAGTTCACCTCCACattgaacaactccagacacactGAATTCTGAGGGGTGCCCCTCTAATAAGAACAGTTCCCCTTAGAATCGGCAGCAGAGCAGTACTGACCGGAGGCCCCCTCTCTTCTGTGCCAGAATTGCGCCTTCGCATCAtgtttactttccttttccttccactgCTGAGAACAGTGGGGCTCTCTGCGCGCTCATGATATTCTGGGGACTCTTGTGTGATTCCCTACTACCACTTAGGTCACCAGGATCCACCAGGACCCTCTTTAACTGCACAGGGCTCCCTCGGATGCCACAAGAACTCTAGGAACCTCACTGCTGCTGTGGAGACCCTATAAAAACAGCAGAACCAGAGTGGGCTGTATAAGGAGCTGTGATTTGGCCCCACTTAGTGGAACCCAGAATTAATTTCCTCCCAGAAATAATGCGGTCATTCTGGTTATGGTTTGTACTACTGCTACTACCATCATTAAATTCAGAGGTGCTGGCGGGGCgcaatgactcacacctataatcccagcactttgggaggctgaggcaggtggatcacccaacgtcaggagttcgagcctggccaacatggtgaaaccctgtctctactaaaaaatacaaaaattagccgggcatgtggtgcatgcctgtagtcccagctactcgggaggctgaggcaggagaattgcttgaacccaaaaggcagaggttgcaatgagccaagatcgtgccattgcattccagcctgggcgacaagagtaagactccatctcaaataaataaataaataaataaattcagaggTGCTAAATAGGACTTTGGGTTCattctaaaaaattaaactacTACAGAAGCACTATGGGCTGTAGGAAAACGTGTGCTGAACTGACTTACCAGGGACCATTTGGAGTATAGTCGACCAATATTTGAGCCCAAATAAATGAATCTTAGAATCAGGTTAATgttaacttgatttttttaaaagtccactGGAGGCACTATAATACATGAACTATAATATCCATCTTTTTTGCATTATTCATTTTATCTTACTTTATttcttaagttcaggggtacaagttcaggtgtgttacataggtaaacttgtgtcatgggggtttgctgtacagattatttcatcacccaggtattaagcctagtacccattggttgtttttcctgttcctctccctcctttcaccCTCCTACCTCCAATAGGCCCTACCCATCTATGTGACCATGAGTTCTTATCATTtaattcccacttataagtgagaacatgtggtatttggttttctgttcctgcattagtttgctaaggataatggcctccagctccattcatgtccctgcaaaggacatgatctttttct includes:
- the LOC117976766 gene encoding Golgi SNAP receptor complex member 2-like; amino-acid sequence: MEPLNQQTHKQVHEIHSHMGHLEMADKQSVHLVEGEIQASTDQIFSHLEHLEILSSKEPPNKRQNAKLRVDQFKYDVQHLQTALRNFQHWCYAREQQEGQQEELLSRTFTTNNSQSQSSDNYWRLLSV